The Acidimicrobiales bacterium genome includes a window with the following:
- a CDS encoding metallopeptidase TldD-related protein, with amino-acid sequence MSAELAVCDRALEIVGPSGAAEVRVSTGRRSLTRFANSLIHQNVAEEKCSVTLTLIADGRLARASTNRVDDDALRALVERTREAARLRPPDPDWPGLAPRAPVAPVDHYDRATDEASPRQRAEVVAAFLAAGAGMSGAGYCQTTSEVTGFANTDGQRLAGRSTQATIDGILRLGSADGSGAQTAVDLASLDGAGAGEAAASRAALGAEAIELPPGRYEVILEPACVADICQFLVGYGFNAKMHADGRSFVHVGEAQFDAAVSLWDDATDDRAVGLGFDAEGTPKRRMPMVEAGVSVGLVHDRRTAAKAGTTSTGHAIGGGERFGAYPTNLFLGAAGDAGSGGAPASRGSRDEVVGAVTRGLLVTDFWYTRILDPKTQVVTGLTRNGLFLVEDGQVTRGVRNLRFTQSYAGAVAPGHIKAIAPDARLVNSSAFVPSLHLASWNFTGGARG; translated from the coding sequence TTGAGCGCCGAGCTCGCCGTCTGCGACAGGGCGCTCGAGATCGTCGGCCCTTCGGGCGCGGCCGAGGTGCGGGTGTCGACGGGGAGGCGCTCGCTCACCCGTTTCGCCAACTCCCTGATCCATCAGAACGTCGCCGAGGAGAAGTGCTCCGTCACTCTGACCCTGATCGCCGACGGCCGGCTGGCCCGGGCGAGCACCAACCGGGTGGACGACGATGCCCTGCGAGCGCTGGTGGAGCGCACCCGGGAGGCCGCCCGACTCCGGCCTCCCGATCCGGACTGGCCCGGCCTGGCCCCTCGCGCGCCGGTCGCCCCCGTTGACCACTACGACCGGGCGACCGACGAGGCCTCGCCTCGACAGCGGGCCGAGGTGGTTGCCGCCTTCCTGGCCGCGGGAGCCGGGATGTCGGGGGCGGGGTACTGCCAGACGACCAGCGAGGTGACGGGCTTCGCCAACACCGACGGCCAGCGGCTCGCCGGCCGGTCCACGCAAGCCACGATCGACGGCATCCTCCGGCTCGGGTCCGCCGACGGGAGTGGTGCCCAGACGGCAGTCGACCTGGCCTCGCTGGACGGGGCCGGGGCAGGCGAGGCCGCCGCCTCGCGGGCGGCGCTCGGTGCCGAGGCGATCGAGCTGCCGCCGGGCCGCTACGAGGTGATCCTGGAGCCCGCATGTGTGGCTGACATCTGCCAGTTCCTCGTCGGCTACGGCTTCAACGCCAAGATGCACGCTGATGGGCGGTCGTTCGTGCACGTGGGCGAGGCGCAGTTCGACGCCGCCGTGAGCCTCTGGGACGACGCCACCGACGACCGGGCCGTGGGCCTCGGCTTCGACGCCGAGGGCACTCCCAAGCGACGGATGCCCATGGTGGAGGCGGGGGTGTCGGTGGGACTGGTTCACGACCGCCGCACGGCTGCCAAGGCGGGGACCACCTCGACCGGCCACGCCATCGGAGGCGGGGAGCGGTTCGGCGCCTACCCGACGAACCTCTTCCTCGGCGCCGCCGGCGATGCCGGTTCCGGGGGCGCGCCGGCGAGCCGGGGCAGCCGGGACGAGGTCGTGGGGGCTGTGACGAGGGGGCTGCTGGTGACCGACTTCTGGTACACCCGCATCCTCGACCCCAAGACCCAGGTCGTGACCGGCCTGACCCGCAACGGGCTCTTCCTCGTCGAAGACGGACAGGTGACCCGGGGTGTGCGCAACCTTCGCTTCACCCAGTCGTATGCCGGCGCCGTGGCGCCTGGCCACATCAAGGCGATCGCTCCGGACGCCCGCCTCGTCAACAGCAGCGCCTTCGTGCCCAGCCTGCACCTCGCCTCGTGGAACTTCACCGGGGGCGCCAGGGGCTGA
- the dnaG gene encoding DNA primase, which produces MAIPDEAVAQVRAATDLVALAGEHVALRRQGRRWVGLCPFHSEKTPSFTVNGEEGLYYCFGCQAAGDAISFVRAVEHLDFVEAVERLAGRTGITIQHEDAGGGRERKRRDRLQAAMGAAVEWYHERLLHHPDGGRARDYLRSRGYDASTVRAFSLGWAPDDWDALARALEVPGEVLADAGLGFVNRVGRQQDAFRARVLFPIFDAGGRPVAFGGRVLPARDVGGGTEGPKYKNSPESPIYSKRRTLYGLNWAKGEVVQSGEAIVCEGYTDVIALFGIGLRRAVATCGTALGEDHFQILRRFARRVVLAYDADTAGQTAADRVYEWERRHEVDVAVADMPSGTDPAEMARTDPDGLRTAIEEAKPFLSFRLERALSEADLRSAEGRAKAAEASLIVIAEHPSDLVRDQYVMNVADRCRIDADRLRSRLDELRREKTRHTTATRRAGRSGSHQAVGRAGDDDSDGASRVPDPDRRPRGRPVADHDGPGIEALRLAVHRPEEVADRLEAVLFSNAIQRAGFEALASSATLHEAIDRAEPAAAALLERLAVEDTDANADEVVTRLVELAALRALAELESDARASETRFLELAPLTTWLRLKIEELRQPATAVETVNGLLPWLVESVREDA; this is translated from the coding sequence GTGGCGATCCCCGACGAGGCCGTCGCCCAGGTGCGGGCGGCGACCGACCTCGTGGCCCTGGCGGGCGAGCATGTCGCCCTGCGCCGGCAGGGCCGGCGCTGGGTCGGCCTGTGCCCGTTCCATTCCGAGAAGACGCCGTCGTTCACGGTGAACGGAGAGGAAGGCCTCTACTACTGCTTCGGGTGCCAGGCCGCCGGCGACGCCATCAGCTTCGTGCGGGCCGTCGAGCACCTTGACTTCGTGGAGGCGGTCGAGCGGCTGGCCGGGCGGACCGGCATCACGATTCAGCACGAGGACGCCGGCGGCGGACGGGAGCGCAAGCGCCGTGACCGACTCCAGGCTGCGATGGGCGCCGCCGTGGAGTGGTACCACGAGCGACTGCTCCACCACCCCGACGGTGGCCGGGCCCGCGACTACCTGCGCTCTCGCGGCTACGACGCGTCGACGGTGCGGGCGTTCTCGCTGGGCTGGGCGCCCGACGACTGGGATGCGCTCGCTCGGGCGCTCGAGGTGCCGGGGGAGGTGCTGGCCGACGCGGGACTCGGTTTCGTCAACCGCGTAGGACGTCAGCAGGACGCGTTCCGGGCCAGGGTGCTGTTCCCGATCTTCGACGCCGGTGGTCGTCCCGTTGCCTTCGGCGGGCGCGTCCTCCCGGCCCGTGACGTCGGCGGCGGCACGGAGGGCCCCAAGTACAAGAACTCGCCCGAGTCGCCGATCTACTCGAAGCGACGCACCCTGTACGGGCTCAACTGGGCCAAGGGCGAGGTCGTGCAATCCGGAGAAGCGATCGTCTGCGAGGGCTATACCGACGTCATCGCCCTGTTCGGGATCGGGCTTCGCCGCGCTGTGGCCACTTGCGGCACCGCGCTCGGTGAGGACCACTTCCAGATCCTGCGTCGATTCGCCCGACGCGTCGTGCTGGCCTATGACGCTGACACGGCGGGGCAGACCGCTGCCGACCGGGTGTACGAATGGGAACGTCGCCACGAGGTCGATGTGGCGGTTGCCGACATGCCATCAGGCACTGACCCCGCCGAGATGGCGAGGACCGATCCGGACGGCTTGCGGACCGCCATCGAGGAGGCCAAGCCCTTCTTGTCCTTTCGTCTGGAACGGGCACTGTCTGAGGCCGACCTGCGTAGTGCCGAGGGTCGGGCCAAGGCTGCCGAGGCGTCGCTGATCGTGATTGCCGAACATCCGAGCGATCTCGTGCGCGACCAGTACGTGATGAATGTGGCCGACCGTTGTCGCATCGACGCGGATCGGTTGCGCTCCCGACTCGACGAGCTCCGGCGCGAGAAGACGCGCCACACGACCGCGACGAGACGAGCGGGCCGGTCCGGTTCGCACCAGGCGGTTGGTCGCGCTGGCGACGACGACTCAGACGGCGCGTCGCGCGTTCCCGACCCTGATCGCCGACCGCGTGGGCGTCCAGTCGCGGATCACGACGGACCGGGGATCGAGGCGTTACGCCTAGCCGTTCACCGCCCGGAAGAGGTCGCCGACCGTCTCGAGGCCGTGCTTTTTTCGAACGCGATTCAGCGCGCTGGATTCGAGGCTCTGGCTTCGTCGGCCACCTTGCACGAGGCGATCGATCGGGCCGAGCCTGCCGCCGCAGCGCTCCTCGAGCGCCTCGCTGTCGAGGACACCGATGCCAATGCCGACGAGGTGGTGACGCGATTGGTGGAGCTGGCCGCCCTGCGTGCGCTGGCCGAGCTCGAATCCGACGCCCGCGCGTCGGAAACTCGCTTTCTCGAGCTTGCGCCGCTCACCACGTGGCTCCGCCTCAAGATCGAGGAATTGCGCCAACCCGCTACCGCCGTCGAAACGGTGAACGGGTTGCTACCCTGGCTTGTGGAATCGGTGCGGGAGGACGCGTGA
- the rpoD gene encoding RNA polymerase sigma factor RpoD, which translates to MPEGGLTRLLERGRAHGVLTQDDLMSVVKSVELSAPLIDALISRVKAEGIRYVDDHADHGEDDVGDNGRNGVAAPPKGGVVPSASSHDRLTPHHTSSRQGVEAVPVPDRAPAPPPIDLSGDAGAAIDPVRTYLREIGKVPLLTAELEVVLARRIEKGLAAAERIAELEERHGPDGVPRETLRKQRRLVVSGSEAKDLLVEANLRLVVSIAKRYRNRGMAFLDLIQEGNLGLMRAVEKFDYTRGFKFSTYATWWIRQAITRAIADQARTIRIPVHMVETINKVARAQRQLLQELGREPNIDELALRLELAVERVRDIQRINQDTVSLEQPMGDEEDFSLSDVIEDQGAVVPPDAATRVLLNEAVKKALSELSPREQDIVRLRFGLEDGHIRTLEEVGRAFGVTRERIRQIEAKTLAKLRHPMRSQPLRDYLDAE; encoded by the coding sequence GTGCCGGAGGGGGGGCTAACCCGGCTCCTGGAGCGGGGCAGAGCTCATGGCGTCCTGACGCAGGATGACCTGATGTCAGTGGTGAAGAGCGTCGAGCTCAGCGCCCCCCTGATCGACGCGCTCATCAGCAGGGTCAAGGCCGAGGGGATCAGGTACGTCGACGATCACGCCGACCACGGTGAGGACGATGTCGGTGACAACGGGCGGAACGGGGTAGCGGCGCCCCCCAAAGGGGGGGTCGTCCCTAGCGCTTCGTCGCACGACCGTCTGACCCCGCACCACACGTCCAGCCGCCAAGGTGTCGAAGCGGTGCCGGTGCCCGATCGTGCGCCGGCGCCTCCGCCGATTGACCTTTCTGGAGACGCAGGCGCGGCGATCGATCCGGTGCGCACCTACCTCCGGGAGATCGGAAAGGTGCCGCTGCTCACGGCCGAGCTCGAGGTGGTGCTCGCGCGTCGTATCGAGAAGGGCCTTGCCGCCGCCGAGCGCATCGCCGAGCTCGAGGAGCGCCACGGTCCCGACGGCGTGCCGCGCGAGACGCTGAGAAAGCAGCGCCGTCTTGTAGTCAGCGGATCGGAGGCCAAGGACCTCTTGGTCGAGGCCAACCTCCGTCTGGTCGTGTCGATCGCCAAGCGGTACCGCAACCGGGGCATGGCCTTCCTGGACCTGATCCAGGAGGGCAATCTGGGCCTCATGCGGGCGGTCGAGAAGTTCGATTACACGAGGGGCTTCAAGTTCTCGACCTACGCCACGTGGTGGATCCGCCAGGCGATCACCAGAGCGATCGCCGATCAGGCTCGCACCATCCGCATCCCGGTCCACATGGTGGAGACCATCAACAAGGTGGCGCGAGCGCAGCGCCAGCTGCTCCAGGAGCTCGGTCGTGAGCCGAACATCGACGAGCTGGCACTGCGGCTCGAGCTGGCCGTGGAGCGGGTCCGTGACATCCAGCGCATCAACCAGGACACGGTGTCCCTCGAGCAGCCGATGGGAGACGAGGAGGATTTCAGCCTCTCCGACGTCATCGAGGACCAGGGCGCCGTCGTGCCGCCCGACGCCGCCACGCGGGTGCTGCTCAACGAGGCAGTGAAGAAGGCTCTCTCGGAGCTGAGCCCACGCGAGCAGGACATCGTGCGCCTCCGCTTCGGGCTGGAGGACGGTCACATTCGGACGCTGGAAGAGGTGGGCCGGGCGTTCGGGGTCACGCGGGAGCGGATACGCCAGATCGAGGCCAAGACCCTCGCCAAGCTGCGCCACCCCATGCGGAGCCAGCCGCTCCGCGACTATCTCGACGCCGAGTGA
- a CDS encoding arsenate reductase ArsC, with translation MAKTPEVLFVCVHNAGRSKMAAALLDHHAHGRVRVTSAGSEPASKVNGAVVAAMHEIGLDVSEEFPKPLTDEAARAADVIVTMGCGDACPVFLGKRYLDWDLPDPAGKSVEEIRPIREEIDRRVKELMTELVGAVES, from the coding sequence ATGGCCAAGACCCCAGAGGTTCTGTTCGTTTGCGTCCACAATGCGGGACGCTCAAAGATGGCAGCTGCCTTGCTCGACCATCATGCTCACGGACGGGTCCGGGTCACCTCGGCCGGAAGCGAGCCGGCGTCAAAGGTCAACGGGGCCGTGGTTGCAGCCATGCACGAGATCGGCCTCGACGTGTCCGAGGAGTTCCCAAAGCCCCTCACCGACGAGGCAGCCCGAGCGGCCGATGTCATCGTCACCATGGGATGCGGCGACGCCTGTCCGGTCTTCTTGGGCAAGCGGTACCTCGACTGGGATCTACCTGACCCCGCCGGCAAGAGCGTCGAGGAGATCCGGCCCATCCGCGAGGAGATCGACAGGCGAGTCAAGGAGCTGATGACCGAGCTCGTCGGGGCCGTGGAGAGCTAG
- a CDS encoding ArsI/CadI family heavy metal resistance metalloenzyme — MPRVQLALNVSDLDGAVAFYSKLLATEPAKLRPGYANFAVAEPALKLILIEGSGQPASLNHLGIEVEDTAAVTAAQARLAGEGLPTTSEEGVSCCYAVQDKVWVDDPDGAPWEIYTVLDDADVPAGERTTEPAASSVAACCAARPDLASQAPASS; from the coding sequence ATGCCCCGGGTTCAGCTCGCTCTCAACGTATCGGACCTCGACGGCGCGGTCGCGTTTTACTCCAAGCTGTTAGCGACGGAGCCAGCCAAGCTGCGGCCCGGCTATGCCAACTTCGCCGTGGCCGAGCCCGCCCTCAAGCTGATCCTCATCGAAGGTTCGGGCCAGCCCGCCTCCCTCAACCACCTCGGTATCGAGGTCGAGGACACCGCCGCGGTCACCGCCGCCCAGGCCCGCCTGGCCGGGGAGGGGCTACCGACCACGAGCGAGGAGGGAGTCTCGTGCTGCTACGCCGTACAGGACAAGGTGTGGGTCGATGACCCCGACGGGGCACCGTGGGAGATCTACACGGTGCTCGACGACGCCGACGTCCCCGCTGGCGAGCGCACCACCGAGCCTGCAGCGTCCTCGGTAGCGGCCTGTTGTGCGGCCCGTCCCGATCTGGCCAGCCAAGCACCAGCCTCCAGCTGA
- a CDS encoding metalloregulator ArsR/SmtB family transcription factor: MPTRQAVRRATSSDDLCCSSLVEAPLAESEAIELARVLAALADPVRLRLYSLVAAETEICSCDLERPLGKSQPTVSHHTKILAEAGLIVGEKRGRWTWWRVVPRHLAAVRRALGG, encoded by the coding sequence ATGCCGACCAGGCAAGCGGTTCGGAGGGCGACCTCCTCGGACGATCTGTGCTGCTCGTCTCTCGTCGAGGCCCCGCTCGCCGAGTCCGAGGCGATCGAGCTGGCACGGGTGCTCGCCGCCTTGGCGGACCCGGTGCGCCTCCGCCTCTATTCGCTCGTGGCCGCGGAGACAGAGATCTGCTCCTGCGACCTGGAGCGACCTCTGGGCAAGAGCCAGCCCACCGTCTCCCATCACACGAAGATCCTCGCCGAGGCCGGGCTGATCGTCGGGGAGAAACGAGGGCGCTGGACGTGGTGGCGGGTGGTCCCCCGTCACCTCGCCGCTGTTCGTCGGGCGCTGGGAGGCTAA
- a CDS encoding ATP-binding protein has product MTSTRSFVAEPTSVGAARRFATDALPQLPREGLEAIVLMVSELASNCIRFTPGGFSVSIEDDSRRVRVDVTDRGGGEPTIRSPRPTDLSGRGLRIVEAMSDDWGVVPAESSAGTTVWFTLMHGGGARLGDEDCGLELHAD; this is encoded by the coding sequence TGACATCCACCCGGAGCTTTGTAGCAGAGCCGACCTCTGTCGGGGCGGCGCGCCGCTTTGCCACAGACGCACTCCCCCAGCTCCCGCGAGAGGGACTGGAGGCTATCGTCCTGATGGTCTCCGAGCTTGCGTCGAACTGCATCCGCTTCACGCCGGGCGGCTTCAGCGTCAGCATCGAGGATGACAGTCGGAGGGTTCGTGTCGATGTGACCGACCGCGGAGGGGGCGAGCCGACCATACGCTCCCCGCGCCCTACCGACCTTTCTGGTCGCGGGCTTCGGATCGTCGAGGCCATGTCGGACGACTGGGGCGTCGTCCCGGCAGAGTCATCTGCGGGGACGACGGTCTGGTTCACGTTGATGCACGGTGGGGGCGCCCGCCTCGGCGACGAGGACTGCGGCCTTGAGCTCCACGCCGATTGA